A region of Flavobacterium album DNA encodes the following proteins:
- a CDS encoding phosphoenolpyruvate carboxylase → MYPSTRIERFNEEVQLKYQLFNSIFITLPFQSIDNTGVLLPLFSEICDEGYKNKKSPEQIFDEFADKYLQDATQEEKISLMFRFIQYVERQIVLFDAIEDAAFTSLNNLEGNGSIRDSREKAENRGQMEELREFLEDFQVRAVLTAHPTQFYPGAVLGIITDLTSAIKRNSLAEVKLLLSQLGKTPFIKKEKPTPYDEAVSLLWYLENVFYKAAGDISNFVQGAIYKEGALKHPVLSFGFWPGGDRDGNPFVTTEITLKVANRLRCSILKCYYNDIRQLKRKLTFTGVEERITDIEQKLYRSVFYSKGEIYITLEELKKALVDIRDLVVNNHQSLYSDEIDGLINKVNLFGFHFASLDIRQNSRIHDAVFENIINFLSTDNKQLLGYESFDEAGKIKVLESLKVTINPEDFDEDTRSTLESILLIKTIQENNGEQGINRYIISNNESALNVLELLTMFRLLGWEQPPIDIVPLFETVDDLKAADSVMKLLYTNELYAAHLKRRGNRQTIMLGFSDGTKDGGYLMANWSIYKAKENLTLMAREHGVKVVFFDGRGGPPARGGGKTHKYYASQGASIENNEIQITIQGQTISSNFGTLDSCRFNLENLLSAGITNGVFEKDKKQFTEEQKTTVDDLARLGYEKYTAFKQHPKFLPYLDQMSTLNYYAKTNIGSRPSKRSKSDGIVFADLRAIPFVGSWSQLKQNVPGFFGVGYALGQYEQKGEWEKVQALYDNSLFFRTLLENSMMSLSKSFFPLTSYMKDDPEFGEFWEIIYNEFLETKRLLLKISGYEELMENYPDGKASIKMREHIVVPLLTIQQYALNKIRQIKSGNGDESELEVYEKIVTRSLFGNINASRNSA, encoded by the coding sequence ATGTATCCTTCTACGAGAATTGAGCGCTTCAACGAAGAAGTACAGCTCAAATACCAGCTTTTCAACAGTATCTTCATAACCCTTCCGTTTCAGTCGATTGATAATACAGGCGTATTGCTGCCCCTGTTTTCCGAAATTTGCGATGAGGGCTACAAGAACAAAAAAAGCCCGGAGCAGATATTCGATGAATTTGCAGACAAGTATTTGCAGGACGCTACGCAGGAAGAAAAGATTAGCCTGATGTTCCGTTTTATACAGTATGTAGAGCGGCAGATCGTGCTGTTTGATGCAATAGAGGATGCAGCATTTACAAGCCTTAATAACCTTGAAGGCAATGGCTCAATACGAGACAGCCGCGAAAAAGCAGAGAACCGTGGGCAGATGGAGGAACTGCGGGAATTTCTCGAAGATTTCCAGGTACGTGCGGTACTCACGGCTCACCCCACGCAGTTTTATCCGGGTGCAGTGCTTGGCATTATTACCGACCTGACTTCGGCAATAAAAAGAAACAGCCTGGCAGAAGTGAAGCTCCTGTTGTCGCAGCTGGGTAAAACGCCTTTTATAAAAAAAGAAAAGCCAACCCCGTATGACGAAGCCGTAAGCCTGCTATGGTACCTGGAGAATGTATTCTACAAGGCTGCCGGCGATATTTCCAACTTCGTGCAGGGCGCCATATATAAAGAGGGTGCGCTAAAGCATCCGGTATTGTCATTTGGCTTTTGGCCGGGAGGCGACCGCGACGGCAACCCTTTTGTAACTACAGAAATCACCCTCAAGGTGGCAAACAGGCTGCGCTGCTCTATATTGAAATGCTATTATAATGATATACGCCAGCTGAAAAGAAAGCTGACGTTTACAGGTGTAGAAGAAAGAATTACGGATATCGAGCAAAAGCTGTACAGGTCGGTATTCTATTCAAAAGGAGAGATTTATATTACGCTTGAAGAACTTAAAAAAGCCTTGGTAGATATAAGGGACCTGGTTGTCAATAACCACCAGTCACTGTATTCTGATGAGATAGACGGGCTTATTAATAAGGTTAACCTTTTTGGGTTTCATTTCGCGTCGCTGGATATCCGGCAGAACAGCAGGATACACGATGCTGTATTTGAAAATATAATAAACTTCCTGTCAACAGACAACAAGCAGCTTTTAGGATATGAGTCATTTGATGAAGCAGGAAAAATAAAGGTACTGGAAAGTTTAAAAGTTACCATTAATCCGGAAGACTTTGATGAAGATACCCGCAGCACGCTCGAGTCGATCCTTCTCATAAAAACCATACAGGAAAATAATGGAGAGCAGGGCATCAACCGCTATATAATAAGCAATAATGAAAGTGCCCTCAATGTGCTGGAGCTTTTAACTATGTTCCGTCTTTTGGGTTGGGAACAGCCGCCAATAGATATAGTGCCGCTATTTGAAACTGTGGACGACCTTAAAGCTGCCGACTCGGTAATGAAACTGCTTTATACAAATGAGTTATACGCCGCCCACTTGAAGCGAAGAGGCAACAGGCAAACAATAATGCTGGGCTTTTCGGATGGCACCAAAGACGGCGGTTACCTGATGGCTAATTGGAGTATTTATAAGGCAAAAGAAAACCTGACGCTTATGGCTCGCGAACATGGGGTTAAGGTCGTGTTTTTCGATGGCCGTGGCGGGCCGCCGGCAAGGGGCGGAGGCAAGACGCATAAATATTATGCTTCACAAGGGGCGAGTATTGAAAATAATGAGATACAGATTACCATACAGGGGCAAACGATAAGCTCCAATTTCGGTACGCTCGATTCGTGCCGCTTTAACCTGGAAAACCTTTTGAGCGCCGGTATAACCAATGGTGTTTTCGAGAAAGATAAAAAGCAGTTTACGGAAGAGCAGAAAACAACTGTTGATGACCTTGCGCGCCTTGGCTATGAGAAATACACCGCCTTCAAGCAGCATCCTAAATTCCTGCCGTACCTCGACCAGATGAGTACGCTGAACTATTATGCTAAAACCAATATTGGAAGCCGCCCTTCGAAAAGGAGTAAGTCAGACGGGATCGTGTTTGCCGACCTGCGGGCTATACCTTTTGTAGGTTCCTGGAGCCAGTTGAAGCAGAACGTGCCCGGGTTCTTTGGGGTAGGCTATGCCTTAGGGCAATACGAGCAAAAAGGGGAGTGGGAGAAGGTGCAGGCACTTTATGATAATTCGTTGTTTTTCAGGACACTGTTAGAGAACAGTATGATGTCGCTTTCTAAATCGTTCTTTCCACTAACCTCCTACATGAAGGACGACCCTGAGTTTGGAGAATTCTGGGAAATCATCTATAATGAATTTTTAGAAACCAAACGCCTCCTGCTGAAAATATCAGGTTATGAAGAGCTTATGGAAAATTACCCTGACGGGAAAGCGTCAATAAAAATGCGCGAACATATTGTTGTGCCGCTGCTAACGATACAGCAATATGCCCTTAACAAAATAAGACAAATAAAAAGCGGCAATGGAGATGAAAGTGAGCTGGAGGTGTATGAAAAAATTGTAACACGCTCATTGTTCGGGAATATCAACGCCAGCAGGAATTCGGCTTAA
- a CDS encoding Lrp/AsnC family transcriptional regulator has protein sequence MSKFRLDEVDHQILDMLIDNTRVPFTDIAKKLLISAGTVHVRVKKMEDAGIIMGSSLTLDYEKLGYSFIAYVGVFLHNTSQTKFVLERINEIPFVTVAHVTTGKFNIFCKIRAKDTKHAKEVIFMIDDIEGVYRTETMISLEESINDKKRLMHTIFKDL, from the coding sequence ATGAGTAAGTTTCGTTTAGATGAAGTTGATCACCAAATATTAGACATGCTGATCGACAATACCAGGGTGCCATTTACTGACATTGCAAAAAAACTGCTGATCTCTGCGGGGACAGTGCACGTGAGGGTTAAGAAGATGGAAGATGCAGGGATCATTATGGGGTCTTCACTTACGCTGGATTATGAAAAACTGGGCTATTCTTTCATAGCTTATGTTGGGGTATTTCTTCACAATACATCGCAGACTAAATTTGTACTTGAGAGGATAAATGAGATACCTTTTGTTACTGTAGCTCATGTTACTACCGGAAAATTCAACATCTTCTGTAAGATCAGGGCTAAGGATACCAAACATGCTAAAGAGGTTATCTTCATGATAGATGACATCGAGGGTGTTTACAGGACCGAAACGATGATCTCGCTTGAAGAAAGCATCAACGACAAGAAACGTCTTATGCATACGATATTTAAAGATCTGTAA
- a CDS encoding M14 family metallopeptidase encodes MNLESLYTNYKEEFLYGRYVTNTHIEPLLERYKNCFEVSEQGKSVLGKPVYSVIAGTGKTKIFIWSQMHGNESTTTKAVFDFLSFLKSDNDFAKTLKDNFTFFILPIVNPDGAVAYTRVNANGVDLNRDSVNLSQLESRILRKCFEDFKPDYCYNMHDQRTIFGVGDVPTPATVSFLAPSFNDARDVNETRQKAINVIAAINETLQLYIPGQVGRFDDSFNINCIGDMFQSLGVPTVLFEAGHYAGDYEREFTRKFIFFALLAGFNAIHENVIVVNKSVDYFNIPQNKIVFYDIMYKKVKINYENKEKITNFASQYREVLFDNSVIFQAIISEIGNLDGVHGHAEFDCNGEEFHGPDGSKMPKIEEKADFSIGKDRKFVNGQEV; translated from the coding sequence ATGAATTTAGAATCACTATACACCAACTATAAAGAGGAGTTCCTGTATGGGCGTTATGTTACTAACACTCATATTGAGCCGCTGCTTGAACGTTATAAAAACTGCTTTGAGGTTAGCGAGCAGGGTAAGTCGGTTTTGGGGAAGCCAGTCTATAGCGTTATTGCAGGAACCGGAAAAACCAAAATCTTTATATGGTCGCAGATGCATGGGAATGAATCAACAACTACTAAGGCTGTTTTTGATTTCCTGTCATTCCTCAAAAGCGATAATGACTTTGCGAAAACGCTAAAAGACAATTTTACCTTCTTTATCCTGCCCATAGTAAATCCGGACGGTGCTGTGGCTTACACGCGGGTAAATGCTAATGGAGTTGACCTGAACCGGGATTCGGTAAACCTCTCGCAGCTCGAAAGCAGGATATTACGAAAATGCTTTGAAGATTTTAAGCCGGACTACTGTTATAATATGCACGACCAGCGTACCATTTTTGGTGTTGGGGATGTACCCACACCGGCTACTGTATCTTTTTTGGCGCCTTCGTTTAATGATGCCAGGGATGTGAATGAAACGCGCCAAAAGGCAATAAATGTTATTGCTGCCATCAACGAAACGCTACAGCTTTATATACCGGGGCAGGTAGGGCGTTTTGATGATTCCTTTAATATCAACTGCATAGGAGATATGTTCCAGTCGCTTGGCGTACCTACGGTGCTGTTTGAGGCCGGTCACTATGCGGGTGATTATGAAAGGGAATTTACCCGGAAATTTATCTTTTTTGCATTATTAGCAGGATTTAATGCAATTCACGAAAACGTTATAGTTGTTAACAAAAGCGTAGATTATTTCAATATTCCTCAAAATAAGATTGTTTTTTATGACATCATGTACAAAAAAGTCAAAATAAATTATGAAAATAAAGAAAAAATCACGAATTTTGCATCACAATATAGGGAAGTGCTATTTGATAATTCTGTAATTTTTCAAGCTATTATTAGCGAAATAGGCAATTTAGATGGTGTACATGGTCACGCAGAATTCGACTGCAACGGCGAAGAATTTCACGGGCCAGACGGAAGCAAAATGCCAAAAATTGAAGAAAAAGCAGATTTTTCTATCGGTAAGGATAGGAAATTTGTTAATGGACAGGAGGTTTAA
- a CDS encoding helix-turn-helix domain-containing protein encodes MVNTDDFIKRIEILLDHYAISASVFADKVGVQRSGLSHLLSGRNKPSLDFIMKIMESFPEVDLYWLLNGTGTFPKEIETTVASPAASPVAETLPPPAPVAVSEKTEPIITDLFSQVEIAEPAPATAQEIEPVNKAAVKKPETAKKIEKVLLFYTDGTFKEYTPEN; translated from the coding sequence ATGGTAAACACCGACGATTTTATAAAACGTATCGAAATACTCCTCGATCACTACGCAATCTCTGCATCGGTATTTGCGGACAAAGTTGGCGTACAGCGCTCCGGCCTTTCCCATTTATTATCAGGAAGGAATAAGCCGAGCCTGGATTTTATAATGAAGATTATGGAGAGCTTTCCTGAAGTCGATCTCTACTGGCTATTGAACGGAACCGGCACATTCCCGAAAGAAATAGAAACTACGGTTGCTTCTCCTGCCGCCAGTCCTGTAGCAGAAACTCTCCCCCCGCCTGCTCCGGTTGCCGTCAGTGAAAAAACAGAACCTATTATCACCGATCTTTTTTCGCAGGTTGAAATAGCTGAGCCTGCTCCTGCTACAGCACAGGAAATCGAACCGGTAAATAAGGCGGCGGTAAAAAAACCGGAAACAGCTAAAAAAATAGAAAAGGTATTGCTGTTTTATACTGACGGGACTTTTAAAGAGTATACCCCTGAAAATTAA
- a CDS encoding 1-acyl-sn-glycerol-3-phosphate acyltransferase — MKKIYRFIFFTLMGWKIKGTMDPDLKKCVMIVVPHTSWMDFIIGVLARGSIGLEMHFVAKKELFRFPFAGYFRWMGGAPLDRQKNENKVDAIAAIFREREIFRLAIAPEGTRKKVEEWKTGFYYIALKADVPVVAVAFDYAKKEVVFAAPYYLTGDRAADMAVLESNYIGVTGYRPEYSFKND; from the coding sequence ATGAAAAAAATATACCGGTTTATCTTTTTCACGCTAATGGGCTGGAAGATAAAAGGGACAATGGATCCGGACCTCAAAAAATGCGTAATGATCGTAGTGCCCCATACCAGCTGGATGGACTTTATTATCGGTGTACTCGCCCGGGGGTCTATCGGGCTGGAAATGCATTTTGTAGCAAAGAAGGAGTTGTTCAGGTTTCCATTCGCGGGCTATTTCCGGTGGATGGGAGGAGCACCGCTAGACCGGCAAAAAAATGAGAATAAAGTGGATGCAATCGCGGCTATTTTCAGGGAAAGAGAAATATTCCGTCTTGCCATTGCACCCGAAGGTACGCGTAAGAAGGTAGAGGAGTGGAAGACAGGATTCTATTACATTGCCCTGAAAGCGGATGTCCCGGTAGTTGCTGTGGCCTTTGATTATGCAAAGAAAGAGGTGGTATTCGCTGCACCTTATTATCTTACAGGCGATAGGGCTGCGGATATGGCTGTTTTGGAGAGCAATTATATAGGAGTTACGGGATACCGACCCGAATATAGCTTTAAAAATGATTAA
- a CDS encoding phytanoyl-CoA dioxygenase family protein — MNAVTTANATQNAKKEIRENGFSVIEGIYDDSEIQQLLSAIENVDTSGETFRKSANLFAIRQFLKEIPETLPLIFTDKLKHIIKEICGESCFVVKSIFFDKPGESNWFVAYHQDLTISVAKRIETENFGPWTVKQGQFAVQPPLDILEDIFTIRIHLDEANENNGALKVIEKSHSKGIYRPETIDWQKEKEITCNVPKGGIMLMKPLLLHSSGRTTNNARRRVIHIEFSNKKLPGNLQWSEKTVIPC; from the coding sequence ATGAACGCGGTCACTACTGCTAATGCTACACAAAACGCTAAAAAAGAAATCAGGGAAAATGGCTTCTCGGTCATTGAAGGCATTTACGATGATTCTGAGATACAGCAGCTTCTTTCTGCAATCGAAAATGTGGATACATCGGGGGAAACTTTCCGGAAATCGGCCAACCTTTTTGCTATCAGGCAGTTTTTAAAAGAGATACCTGAAACATTACCACTAATTTTTACTGATAAACTGAAGCATATTATAAAAGAAATTTGTGGCGAAAGCTGCTTCGTTGTAAAGTCTATTTTTTTTGACAAGCCGGGCGAATCAAACTGGTTTGTGGCGTATCATCAGGATCTAACCATATCGGTTGCTAAACGAATTGAAACAGAAAACTTCGGGCCATGGACGGTAAAGCAGGGGCAGTTTGCCGTACAGCCACCACTCGATATACTTGAGGATATTTTTACTATCCGCATCCATCTGGATGAAGCCAATGAGAACAATGGAGCACTAAAGGTCATTGAAAAATCTCACTCAAAAGGGATTTACCGTCCGGAAACCATTGACTGGCAAAAGGAAAAAGAAATAACCTGCAACGTCCCAAAAGGCGGAATCATGCTGATGAAGCCACTCCTGCTCCACAGCTCAGGGAGGACAACCAACAATGCGAGGCGCAGGGTAATCCATATCGAGTTCAGCAATAAAAAACTACCGGGAAACCTGCAATGGTCGGAAAAAACAGTGATACCATGCTAA
- a CDS encoding spermidine synthase, translating to MLKRILSFFIPVNIYKQHSTTSQKLEVTWNNGQLVLDSKNTNYSYGSLQRILRKGLHYIGFERIRGFENALVLGVAAGSVIKTLAEEIKFKGKITGVEIDPAAIEIANTYFGLDKITNCDIVIDDAFEFVLKTKEKYDLIIIDIFKDTEMPNFLFEDFWINRINFLLKVNGFILFNTMTLTNQHKERNLSYRSRFSEQYSVRMYPKVEDHNELFTIKKLK from the coding sequence ATGCTAAAGCGCATCTTAAGTTTTTTTATCCCGGTCAATATTTACAAGCAACACTCAACTACCAGCCAGAAACTGGAGGTGACGTGGAACAATGGCCAATTGGTACTTGATTCTAAAAACACTAATTATTCTTACGGCAGCTTGCAGCGCATCCTTAGAAAAGGGTTGCATTATATTGGGTTCGAAAGGATACGCGGCTTTGAGAATGCTTTAGTCCTTGGCGTCGCTGCGGGAAGCGTTATAAAAACACTTGCGGAAGAAATAAAATTTAAAGGAAAGATAACCGGCGTGGAAATAGACCCGGCGGCCATTGAGATCGCCAATACCTACTTTGGACTGGATAAAATAACAAACTGCGACATAGTGATCGATGATGCTTTTGAGTTTGTACTGAAAACAAAAGAAAAGTATGATCTCATCATCATAGATATCTTTAAAGATACCGAAATGCCTAACTTTTTATTTGAGGATTTCTGGATAAACAGGATCAATTTTCTACTTAAAGTAAATGGTTTTATATTATTTAATACCATGACTTTAACTAACCAACATAAAGAAAGGAATTTATCGTATCGATCACGCTTTTCGGAACAATATTCAGTGCGGATGTACCCGAAGGTAGAGGACCATAATGAGCTTTTTACGATAAAGAAATTGAAATAA
- the kdsB gene encoding 3-deoxy-manno-octulosonate cytidylyltransferase: protein MKIIAVIPARYASTRFPAKLMQDLGGKTVITRTYQAALNTGLFDDVFVVTDSDIIYDEIVSNGGKAIMSIKEHESGSDRIAEAVENLDVDIVVNVQGDEPFINKEPLADVLEVFKSDTAHEIDLASVMMHITDWENIENPNNVKVIVDQKNFALYFSRSVIPYPRDKEAGVRYFRHIGIYAFRKHALLDFYKLPMKSLEASEKLEQLRYLEYGKKIRMVETSHAGIGIDTPEDLEKARKMLEQR, encoded by the coding sequence ATGAAAATAATAGCTGTAATCCCTGCACGATATGCCAGTACCCGTTTCCCTGCCAAGCTGATGCAGGATTTGGGCGGCAAGACCGTTATAACCCGTACCTACCAGGCAGCGCTCAACACTGGGCTGTTCGATGATGTGTTTGTGGTAACTGATTCCGACATTATATATGATGAGATCGTTTCCAATGGCGGAAAGGCTATTATGAGCATAAAAGAGCACGAAAGCGGCAGCGACCGAATTGCAGAAGCTGTGGAAAATCTTGATGTAGATATCGTTGTAAACGTGCAGGGCGACGAACCGTTTATCAATAAGGAACCTTTGGCAGATGTGCTGGAAGTTTTTAAAAGTGATACTGCACATGAAATCGACCTTGCCTCTGTGATGATGCATATTACCGATTGGGAGAATATAGAAAACCCTAACAACGTAAAAGTAATTGTAGACCAGAAAAATTTTGCTTTGTATTTCTCGCGTTCGGTTATTCCGTATCCCCGCGATAAGGAAGCAGGAGTGAGGTACTTTCGTCACATAGGGATCTATGCGTTCAGGAAACATGCGCTGCTGGATTTCTACAAGCTGCCAATGAAATCACTTGAAGCTTCGGAAAAGCTGGAGCAGCTGCGTTATTTGGAGTACGGCAAAAAAATAAGGATGGTCGAAACCAGCCATGCCGGAATCGGTATTGATACGCCTGAGGATTTAGAGAAAGCGCGGAAGATGCTGGAACAAAGATAA
- a CDS encoding ATP-dependent DNA helicase, which yields MNESPEFYKLLRQKFPFNPTVKQDIFLQKAAGFIINDSRDELFVLKGYAGTGKTTIISTIVNYLSEANKKYVLLAPTGRAAKVIAGYSNKPAFTIHKRIYFPKKGTGGMVGFTLQPNKFTNTVFIVDEASMISDTSQESKMYENGSLLDDLISYVYSGKNCKMMLIGDTAQLPPVNSELSPALDIESLARNYYKDIQHIELDEVMRQEENSGILYNATELRELLKTAFFDAFRFKVKGFKDIIRLVDGYDIQDAITQSYSNYSIEDTAFIVRSNKRANQYNQQIRNRILSRESELSTGDYMMVVKNNYFWLDEKSEAGFIANGDIIEVLEIFRIEELYGFKFARVKVRMVDYPNQRPIETVLLLDTVESESPSLTYEESNRLYNEVMKDYEGEPQYRKFLKVKNNIHFNALQVKFSYAITCHKSQGGQWNTVFIEQPYLPDGITKDYIRWLYTAVTRAKDKLYLIGFKDESFEE from the coding sequence ATTAATGAATCCCCTGAATTCTATAAACTCCTTCGCCAAAAATTCCCATTCAACCCCACAGTTAAGCAGGATATTTTTTTGCAGAAGGCAGCCGGATTCATTATTAATGACAGCCGGGACGAACTTTTTGTATTGAAAGGTTATGCAGGTACAGGGAAGACCACCATCATTTCCACGATAGTGAACTATTTGTCAGAAGCCAATAAAAAATACGTGCTGCTGGCACCAACCGGCCGTGCCGCTAAAGTGATCGCGGGCTATTCTAACAAGCCCGCATTCACAATCCATAAGCGCATTTATTTCCCGAAAAAGGGGACTGGCGGTATGGTGGGGTTTACGCTACAGCCGAATAAATTTACAAATACTGTTTTCATAGTCGATGAGGCTTCGATGATCTCGGACACATCACAGGAATCTAAAATGTATGAGAACGGCTCATTGCTGGACGACCTGATATCCTACGTGTATTCCGGCAAGAACTGCAAGATGATGCTGATAGGCGATACGGCACAGCTGCCACCGGTTAACTCCGAACTCAGTCCCGCGCTGGACATCGAATCGCTGGCGCGTAATTATTACAAGGACATACAGCACATTGAATTGGACGAAGTAATGCGCCAGGAAGAGAATTCAGGTATCTTGTATAATGCGACTGAACTTAGGGAGTTGCTAAAAACTGCTTTTTTTGATGCATTCCGGTTTAAGGTAAAAGGATTTAAAGACATCATCAGGCTGGTGGATGGTTATGATATACAGGATGCTATCACACAGTCCTACAGCAACTACAGTATTGAGGATACGGCTTTTATCGTCCGGTCTAACAAGCGCGCCAACCAGTACAACCAACAGATACGCAACCGGATTTTATCGCGCGAAAGCGAACTTTCTACCGGAGATTATATGATGGTAGTAAAGAATAACTATTTTTGGCTTGACGAAAAGAGTGAAGCCGGGTTCATTGCCAATGGTGACATCATTGAAGTGCTTGAGATTTTCAGGATCGAGGAGTTGTATGGGTTTAAATTTGCCCGCGTAAAGGTGCGTATGGTAGATTATCCCAACCAAAGGCCGATAGAAACCGTGCTGTTGCTGGATACTGTGGAAAGCGAGTCGCCGTCCCTGACCTATGAGGAATCGAACCGCCTGTACAACGAAGTGATGAAAGATTATGAAGGCGAGCCGCAGTACCGCAAGTTCCTGAAAGTTAAGAATAATATCCATTTTAATGCGCTGCAGGTCAAGTTCTCCTATGCCATCACCTGCCATAAATCGCAGGGCGGTCAGTGGAATACCGTGTTCATAGAGCAGCCGTATTTACCAGATGGTATTACAAAAGATTATATCCGTTGGCTGTATACGGCGGTAACCAGGGCAAAAGATAAATTGTACCTGATAGGGTTTAAGGATGAGAGTTTTGAAGAATAG
- a CDS encoding DUF6891 domain-containing protein, whose protein sequence is MEKLEDYKEDIDKKIKSGFFGSNDIISSYSEIGLDREELEGYVKQTAQQHAAAAQVSANLLSLQKVFDELSAEGYITLHKAGFTSSDAYEVIDEVLAETNFKPYGYILYNEQDLNRCLDDGELTLSFGAFRDTEQTQSNGKNKAETGAYFQSKLEEAGFVVDWDGSPDRKITLLGFDFKNYFDGTDWYYTRSLAILNKKAV, encoded by the coding sequence GTGGAGAAATTAGAAGATTACAAAGAGGACATAGATAAAAAGATAAAGAGCGGCTTTTTTGGATCAAATGACATTATATCCAGCTATTCGGAAATAGGGCTTGACCGTGAGGAACTGGAAGGATATGTAAAACAAACCGCACAACAGCATGCCGCCGCTGCCCAGGTTTCGGCCAATTTGCTTTCACTGCAAAAAGTATTTGACGAGCTTTCCGCAGAGGGCTATATCACTTTGCATAAGGCAGGCTTCACGAGTTCTGATGCTTATGAGGTGATCGATGAGGTGCTGGCAGAAACGAATTTTAAGCCCTACGGTTACATACTATATAATGAGCAGGATTTAAACAGGTGCCTTGATGACGGCGAACTGACGTTGTCATTCGGTGCTTTTCGCGATACCGAACAAACGCAGTCCAATGGTAAAAATAAGGCAGAAACAGGAGCATATTTTCAATCAAAGCTTGAAGAAGCGGGGTTTGTTGTCGATTGGGATGGAAGCCCTGACAGAAAAATAACGCTGCTTGGTTTCGATTTCAAAAACTATTTTGATGGTACGGACTGGTACTACACAAGGAGTCTCGCTATTTTAAATAAGAAAGCAGTTTAA
- a CDS encoding DUF3822 family protein produces the protein MTETITSKNYKKLSLRIAHNGMSFCCFDTLNWEITSCKSVAFSKYTPIEEELWKAFVNHQQLTRPYDEIMVLHDNSFNTFVPDALFDENYIGSYLQYNTKVFETDFFAFDAIGSYELNNVYVPMMNVNNFLIDQFGAFEYKNVNSVLVAKLLDASKNIDEKQVYVHVQDSHFEIVVVRNQKLLLYNSFEYKTPEDFLYYLLFTMEQLFLNPETAKVSVLGKIDESHPCFTLGYTYIRNIALFDTTALQEKWGKSQHETLEHFILFNS, from the coding sequence ATGACTGAGACCATTACCTCAAAAAATTACAAGAAACTGTCGCTCCGGATCGCCCACAACGGGATGTCGTTCTGCTGCTTTGATACACTCAATTGGGAAATCACAAGCTGCAAGTCGGTGGCGTTTTCAAAGTACACACCTATTGAGGAAGAGCTTTGGAAGGCGTTTGTGAACCATCAGCAGCTGACACGCCCGTATGATGAGATCATGGTACTGCATGACAACAGCTTCAACACCTTTGTGCCAGATGCGCTTTTTGACGAAAATTATATTGGCAGCTATCTCCAGTACAATACCAAAGTTTTTGAAACGGATTTCTTTGCGTTTGATGCCATAGGAAGCTATGAGCTGAACAACGTTTATGTACCGATGATGAACGTGAATAACTTTCTCATCGACCAGTTTGGCGCTTTTGAATATAAGAACGTAAACAGCGTGCTTGTTGCAAAGCTGTTGGATGCATCCAAAAATATCGATGAGAAGCAGGTCTATGTACATGTGCAGGACAGCCATTTTGAGATCGTTGTGGTACGCAACCAAAAGTTGCTGCTGTACAATTCATTCGAATACAAAACGCCCGAAGACTTTTTATACTACCTGCTCTTCACGATGGAGCAGCTGTTCCTGAACCCCGAAACGGCAAAGGTAAGCGTGCTTGGTAAGATCGACGAAAGCCATCCGTGTTTTACACTGGGATATACCTATATAAGGAATATTGCCTTGTTTGATACAACAGCGCTACAGGAAAAATGGGGCAAAAGCCAACACGAAACGCTGGAACATTTTATACTATTCAACTCATGA